In Wenyingzhuangia fucanilytica, the following are encoded in one genomic region:
- the eno gene encoding phosphopyruvate hydratase, with product MSVIVNIHARQIFDSRGNPTVEVDVITENGVLGRAIVPSGASTGEHEAVELRDGGSDFMGKGVLNAVKNVNTVLAEELIGFSVFEQNAIDKAMIDLDGTPNKAKLGANAILGVSLAVAKAAANELDMPLYRYVGGVSANTLPVPMMNIVNGGSHSDAPIAFQEFMIMPIKAKNFTEALKMGTEIFHNLAKILHGRNLSTAVGDEGGFAPTFDGTEDAIETVLSAIEKAGYKPGEEVKLALDCASAEFYENGKYNYAKFEGEGGAVRSSKEQAEYLAELANKYPIISIEDGMDENDWEGWKYLTELVGDKVQLVGDDLFVTNVERLSTGIEKGIANSILIKVNQIGTLTETIAAVNMAHNAGYTSVMSHRSGETEDTTIADLAVALNTGQIKTGSASRSDRMAKYNQLIRIEEELGEVAYFPQSKAFKIKA from the coding sequence ATGAGCGTTATAGTTAACATTCACGCAAGACAAATTTTTGATTCAAGAGGTAATCCAACTGTTGAAGTTGATGTAATTACTGAAAATGGAGTATTAGGTAGAGCAATTGTACCTTCTGGAGCTTCTACAGGTGAGCACGAAGCTGTAGAATTAAGAGATGGTGGTTCTGACTTTATGGGGAAAGGTGTTTTAAACGCTGTTAAAAACGTTAATACTGTACTTGCTGAGGAGTTAATTGGTTTTTCTGTTTTCGAACAAAATGCTATTGACAAAGCAATGATTGATTTAGACGGAACTCCAAATAAAGCTAAATTAGGAGCTAACGCAATTTTAGGAGTTTCTTTAGCTGTTGCTAAGGCTGCTGCTAATGAATTAGATATGCCTTTGTATCGTTACGTAGGTGGAGTTTCTGCTAATACTTTACCTGTTCCAATGATGAACATCGTAAACGGTGGATCTCACTCTGATGCTCCAATTGCATTCCAAGAGTTTATGATTATGCCAATTAAAGCTAAAAACTTTACTGAAGCTTTAAAAATGGGAACTGAAATTTTCCACAACTTGGCAAAAATATTACACGGACGTAACTTATCTACAGCTGTAGGTGATGAAGGAGGATTTGCTCCTACATTTGACGGAACTGAAGATGCTATTGAAACTGTTTTATCTGCAATTGAAAAAGCAGGATACAAGCCAGGAGAAGAAGTTAAGTTAGCTTTAGACTGTGCTTCTGCTGAATTCTACGAAAATGGAAAGTATAACTACGCTAAATTCGAAGGAGAAGGTGGTGCAGTACGTTCATCTAAAGAACAAGCTGAATATTTAGCTGAATTAGCTAACAAATACCCAATCATTTCTATTGAAGATGGTATGGATGAAAACGACTGGGAAGGATGGAAATACTTAACTGAATTAGTTGGAGATAAAGTACAATTAGTAGGTGATGATTTATTTGTAACTAACGTTGAGCGTTTGTCTACAGGTATTGAAAAAGGTATTGCAAACTCTATCTTAATTAAAGTTAACCAAATTGGTACTTTAACTGAAACTATTGCAGCTGTAAACATGGCACATAATGCTGGATATACTTCTGTAATGTCTCACCGTTCTGGAGAAACTGAAGATACTACTATTGCTGATTTAGCTGTGGCTTTAAACACAGGTCAAATCAAAACTGGTTCTGCTTCACGTTCTGACCGTATGGCTAAGTACAACCAATTAATTAGAATTGAAGAAGAATTAGGAGAGGTAGCATATTTCCCTCAATCTAAAGCTTTCAAAATTAAAGCTTAA
- a CDS encoding asparaginase domain-containing protein, translating to MKTLVIYTGGTIGMVKDVTSGALKPGSIKGIEQFLLEEGLMTYCKVKSTNKALDSSNFNKKYYSELSTLIKENYSLYDAFLVLMGTDTMAYISALLSFCTSGLSKPILFTGGQKTLYEEGSDSVNNLKEAVLGLVENKFFNEVGVYFSEKWHRAVSVTKIHSKDFDAFKSTDNPNYSVNLNEEFGIITEVSANISILKITPFDEENVLFALLNDKNINAIILEIFGSGNIPDFSEELKQLFKHRINQGLKVVVTSQCMYGGLEIGRYETSLNISSLGFLNGGSMTKEAIVGKLMSLIEKKLNIQEFRLNFENSIRGE from the coding sequence ATGAAAACATTAGTTATTTACACAGGTGGAACCATAGGTATGGTTAAAGATGTAACTTCCGGAGCTCTAAAACCAGGGAGCATTAAAGGAATTGAACAATTTCTTTTAGAAGAAGGTTTAATGACTTATTGTAAAGTTAAATCAACAAATAAAGCTCTTGATTCTTCTAACTTTAATAAAAAATATTATTCAGAGTTAAGTACGCTTATCAAAGAAAATTATTCATTATACGATGCTTTTTTGGTTTTAATGGGTACCGATACTATGGCCTATATAAGTGCTTTGCTAAGCTTTTGTACTAGCGGTTTATCAAAACCTATTTTGTTTACGGGTGGGCAAAAAACTTTATACGAAGAAGGTTCGGATAGTGTAAACAACCTTAAAGAGGCAGTTTTAGGTTTGGTAGAAAATAAGTTTTTCAACGAGGTAGGAGTTTATTTTTCAGAGAAATGGCATAGAGCAGTTTCTGTAACTAAAATTCATTCAAAAGATTTTGATGCTTTTAAATCGACTGATAACCCTAATTATTCAGTTAATTTAAATGAAGAATTTGGAATTATAACAGAAGTTTCAGCGAATATTTCTATACTTAAAATAACGCCGTTTGATGAAGAGAATGTATTGTTTGCATTATTAAATGATAAAAATATTAACGCAATCATATTAGAAATTTTCGGTTCTGGTAACATTCCAGATTTTTCTGAAGAGCTAAAACAACTTTTTAAACATCGAATTAATCAAGGTTTAAAGGTTGTTGTGACCTCACAATGTATGTATGGAGGCCTAGAAATAGGGAGGTACGAAACTAGTCTAAATATCTCATCATTAGGCTTTTTAAATGGTGGAAGTATGACTAAAGAGGCGATAGTAGGGAAATTAATGTCCTTGATCGAAAAAAAATTAAATATTCAAGAATTTAGGTTAAACTTTGAGAATTCTATTCGTGGTGAATAG
- the accC gene encoding acetyl-CoA carboxylase biotin carboxylase subunit, with protein MFKKILIANRGEIALRVIRTCREMGIKTVAVYSTADQDSLHVRFADEAVCIGPAPSSESYLKMVNIIAAAEITNADAIHPGYGFLSENARFSKLCQDHDIKFIGASPEMINRMGDKANAKSTMIAAGVPCVPGSEGVIKDFAQCEKLAIETGYPVMLKASAGGGGKGMRAVWKAEDLKDAWDSARHESKAAFGNDDMYMEKLIEEPRHIEIQIVGDSYGKACHLSERDCSVQRRHQKLTEETPSPFMTDELREAMGKAAVAAAEYIKYEGAGTVEFLVDKHRNFYFMEMNTRIQVEHPITEEVVDYDLIREQISVAAGIPISGRNYYPKLHSIECRINAEDPFANFRPAAGKITSFHAPGGHGVRLDTHVYAGYTIPPNYDSMIAKLICTAQTREEAIGKMKRALDEFIIEGIKTTIPFHRQLMDHPDYVAGNYTTKFMEDFVIEKTV; from the coding sequence ATGTTTAAAAAAATATTAATAGCCAACCGTGGTGAGATTGCTTTACGTGTGATTAGAACATGTAGAGAAATGGGGATCAAAACAGTTGCTGTTTATTCAACTGCAGATCAAGATAGTTTACATGTACGTTTTGCAGATGAGGCGGTTTGTATTGGACCTGCTCCAAGTTCAGAGTCTTATTTAAAAATGGTAAATATTATTGCAGCAGCAGAAATCACAAATGCTGATGCAATTCACCCAGGATATGGATTCTTGTCTGAAAATGCAAGATTCTCTAAATTATGTCAGGATCACGATATTAAATTTATCGGAGCTAGTCCAGAGATGATTAACCGTATGGGAGATAAAGCAAATGCAAAATCTACTATGATTGCTGCTGGTGTACCTTGTGTACCAGGTAGTGAAGGGGTTATCAAAGACTTTGCTCAATGTGAAAAATTAGCGATAGAAACAGGTTACCCTGTAATGCTTAAAGCTTCTGCCGGTGGTGGAGGTAAAGGTATGCGTGCTGTTTGGAAAGCTGAGGACTTAAAAGACGCATGGGATTCTGCTCGTCATGAATCAAAAGCTGCTTTTGGGAACGATGATATGTACATGGAAAAGTTAATTGAAGAGCCACGTCATATTGAAATTCAAATTGTTGGAGATTCATATGGAAAAGCTTGTCACTTATCAGAAAGAGACTGTTCGGTACAAAGACGTCACCAAAAGTTAACAGAAGAAACTCCTTCTCCATTCATGACAGATGAGTTGAGAGAAGCTATGGGGAAAGCTGCTGTTGCTGCTGCAGAGTATATTAAGTACGAAGGAGCAGGAACTGTTGAATTCTTAGTAGATAAGCATAGAAACTTCTACTTTATGGAGATGAATACTCGTATCCAAGTAGAGCACCCTATTACAGAAGAGGTTGTAGATTACGATTTAATTCGTGAGCAAATTTCTGTAGCTGCTGGAATTCCAATTTCAGGAAGAAACTACTATCCAAAGTTACATTCTATAGAGTGTAGAATTAATGCAGAAGATCCTTTTGCTAATTTTAGACCAGCTGCTGGAAAAATTACTTCTTTCCATGCACCAGGTGGTCATGGTGTTCGTTTAGATACTCACGTTTATGCTGGGTATACTATTCCACCAAACTACGATTCAATGATTGCAAAGTTAATTTGTACGGCGCAAACTCGTGAAGAAGCTATCGGAAAAATGAAACGTGCTTTAGATGAGTTTATTATTGAAGGAATCAAAACAACTATTCCTTTCCACCGTCAATTAATGGATCATCCAGATTATGTTGCAGGTAATTACACTACTAAGTTTATGGAAGACTTTGTAATTGAAAAAACTGTATAA
- a CDS encoding toxin-antitoxin system YwqK family antitoxin has product MLGQQKEVLHQKYFENGELQHEWYTLNNHPIKYWKTFYLDSTKHYQRNYNHLGKVISEGWYQSNLKDGYTIESPNDSCTSNGYYLNNLKEKTWRYYTHHHLDSLGDYHLNQPTKNWFYYQNNQLICEKQYLNSPKNFLIKQFYKNGTLKSEGTYLNHQKNGYWKYYSNQQILTSCGTYKNNLKEGYWHFYSNQGILLKQGDFTENKKTKWWSFYNKNGTLSHKCELKNNLLNGYCIYYSNNKIVKGKYFKKGVKTNEWKDWNSFKKDYNKLNE; this is encoded by the coding sequence ATGCTAGGACAACAAAAAGAAGTCTTACATCAAAAATATTTTGAGAATGGCGAACTACAACATGAATGGTATACGTTAAATAATCATCCTATAAAATATTGGAAAACTTTTTATTTAGATAGTACAAAACACTATCAAAGAAACTATAATCATTTAGGCAAAGTAATTTCAGAAGGTTGGTATCAAAGCAATTTAAAAGATGGATACACAATAGAATCTCCTAACGACAGTTGTACTTCTAATGGATATTATCTAAACAATTTAAAAGAAAAAACTTGGAGATATTACACTCATCATCATTTAGATTCTTTAGGAGATTATCATCTTAATCAGCCAACCAAAAACTGGTTTTATTATCAAAACAATCAATTGATTTGTGAAAAACAATATTTAAATAGTCCTAAAAACTTTTTAATAAAACAATTTTATAAAAATGGAACGTTAAAGTCTGAGGGAACTTATCTAAATCATCAAAAAAATGGTTATTGGAAATACTATTCAAATCAACAAATTTTAACTTCCTGTGGAACCTATAAAAATAATTTAAAAGAAGGATATTGGCATTTTTATTCTAACCAAGGAATTTTATTAAAACAAGGTGATTTTACAGAAAATAAAAAAACTAAATGGTGGTCTTTTTATAATAAAAACGGAACTTTGTCGCACAAATGTGAATTAAAAAACAACCTATTAAATGGTTACTGTATTTATTATTCAAACAATAAAATTGTGAAAGGTAAATACTTTAAAAAAGGAGTAAAAACCAATGAATGGAAAGACTGGAATTCTTTTAAAAAAGACTACAACAAACTAAATGAGTAA
- a CDS encoding ExbD/TolR family protein, with translation MSKFGKKKKEVPAVNTAALPDIVFMLLFFFMVSTTMRETSLLIKKPKLPSATEVKKLEHKSLVSTIYVGKAVNPSEGTGDKIQLNDKISSVNDVVNFIYSERDKHDAEEQKAMVTSIKADLKTNVGTISDIKHELRSIKALKISYSSSTGDVSNNFK, from the coding sequence ATGTCAAAGTTTGGAAAAAAGAAAAAAGAAGTGCCAGCAGTGAATACTGCAGCATTACCGGATATTGTATTTATGCTTTTGTTTTTCTTTATGGTATCCACTACTATGCGTGAAACATCTTTATTAATTAAAAAACCAAAATTGCCAAGTGCAACAGAGGTAAAAAAGTTGGAGCACAAGAGTTTGGTAAGTACCATATATGTAGGTAAAGCAGTTAACCCTTCGGAGGGAACTGGAGATAAAATTCAGTTAAACGATAAGATTTCTTCAGTAAATGATGTTGTAAATTTTATCTACTCTGAAAGAGATAAGCATGATGCTGAAGAGCAAAAAGCAATGGTAACTTCAATCAAAGCAGATTTAAAAACCAATGTTGGAACTATTTCAGATATCAAGCATGAATTAAGATCCATTAAGGCTTTAAAAATTAGCTACTCGTCTAGTACAGGCGATGTGTCTAATAATTTTAAATAA
- a CDS encoding MotA/TolQ/ExbB proton channel family protein, with translation MKKVFSILAIAGLLFLGTSNAFAQEEGATVDSTNVAATEDVAKEEVVATPEVSTPEESTPKAEPTFHQILKQRFIEGGAEFMGIVLVALILGLAIAIERIIYLNMATTNTKKLVAKIDEALASGGVDAAKEICRDTKGPVASIFYQGLDRSSEGIDAAEKAVVGYGGVQMGLLEKNISWLSLFIALAPMLGFMGTVIGMIDAFDAIQVAGDINPAVVAGGIKVALLTTVFGLVVAIILQVFYNIIVAKVDSIVNKMEDASISLIDLLVKYKK, from the coding sequence ATGAAAAAAGTTTTTAGTATCCTAGCTATTGCAGGATTATTGTTTTTAGGAACTTCAAATGCATTTGCACAAGAAGAAGGAGCTACTGTAGATTCTACAAATGTAGCAGCAACTGAAGATGTTGCAAAGGAAGAGGTCGTAGCTACTCCAGAAGTATCAACTCCTGAAGAGTCAACTCCAAAAGCTGAACCAACTTTTCACCAAATATTAAAGCAACGTTTTATTGAAGGTGGTGCTGAATTTATGGGGATTGTATTAGTTGCGTTGATTTTAGGATTAGCAATTGCAATCGAAAGAATTATTTATTTAAACATGGCTACTACAAATACTAAGAAATTAGTTGCTAAAATTGATGAGGCTTTAGCTTCAGGTGGTGTAGATGCTGCAAAAGAAATTTGTAGAGATACAAAAGGACCTGTTGCCTCTATTTTTTACCAAGGTTTAGATAGATCTTCTGAAGGAATCGATGCTGCCGAGAAAGCTGTTGTTGGTTACGGAGGTGTACAAATGGGATTATTAGAGAAAAACATCTCTTGGTTATCTTTATTTATTGCCTTAGCACCGATGTTAGGATTTATGGGAACTGTAATTGGTATGATTGATGCCTTTGATGCAATTCAGGTAGCAGGAGATATTAACCCAGCAGTAGTTGCAGGAGGTATTAAAGTAGCCTTATTAACAACTGTATTTGGATTAGTAGTAGCAATTATATTACAAGTTTTTTACAATATTATCGTTGCAAAAGTTGATAGTATTGTTAACAAGATGGAAGATGCTTCTATCTCTTTAATCGACTTATTAGTTAAATACAAAAAATAA
- a CDS encoding superoxide dismutase, translating to MAFELPKLPYAYDALEPNVDARTMEIHHSKHHNGYTTNLNAAIAGTDLEGKSIEEILNGLDMENKAVRNNGGGFYNHSLFWNVMSPNGGGQPTGALAAAIDAAFGSFEAFKDAFSKAAATQFGSGWAWLCVAKGGAVNVCSTPNQDNPLMPGVTCGNQPILGVDVWEHAYYLNYQNRRPDYINAFFNVINWDAVSANYEAAK from the coding sequence ATGGCTTTTGAATTACCAAAATTACCTTATGCATACGATGCATTAGAACCAAATGTAGATGCTAGAACTATGGAAATACACCACAGTAAGCACCACAATGGATATACTACAAACTTAAACGCTGCAATTGCTGGTACAGACTTAGAAGGAAAGTCTATTGAAGAGATATTAAACGGATTAGATATGGAAAACAAAGCTGTTAGAAATAACGGTGGAGGTTTCTACAATCACTCATTATTTTGGAACGTAATGTCTCCAAACGGTGGTGGTCAACCTACAGGTGCTTTAGCTGCTGCTATTGATGCTGCTTTTGGATCTTTTGAAGCTTTTAAAGATGCTTTTTCTAAAGCTGCTGCTACTCAATTTGGATCTGGATGGGCATGGTTATGTGTTGCTAAAGGAGGAGCTGTAAACGTTTGTTCTACGCCAAACCAAGACAACCCATTAATGCCAGGTGTTACTTGTGGTAACCAACCAATTTTAGGTGTAGATGTATGGGAACATGCTTATTACTTAAATTACCAAAACAGAAGACCAGATTATATTAATGCATTTTTTAATGTAATTAACTGGGATGCTGTTTCTGCAAACTACGAAGCTGCTAAATAA
- a CDS encoding cellulose synthase family protein, whose protein sequence is MVFFYSLAQLNLLFNYLKAKKNEKKGLDNSPKFDLNNPDEVPYVTIQLPVFNEKYVMKRLLKNIALLDYPREKLEIQVLDDSTDETVIKTKERVEKLADTGLDIVHITRTNRQGFKAGALKEGLAIAKGELIAIFDSDFLPDPDWLHKTIPYFKDEKIGVVQTRWSHINRNYSLLTKIQAFALDAHFILEQMGRNSKGHFINFNGTAGVWRKECIYDAGNWEGDTLTEDLDLSYRAQLKGWQFKYLVDVETPAELPVVISAARSQQFRWNKGGAENFQKMFKKIIHSDLSFKTKAHCVLHLLNSTMFLNVFIVGVLSVPMLYIKNYFDDFKGYFIAMSFFGISTLIFFICYWYMYKHVQKKSGFKAFVQYIRTFFTFFSVAMGLSLNNSGAVIEGHRRKRSEFVRTPKFNIKSIDGWKKNKYIRKKPSKNVVYEGFLCLYFLFGIASAWFVRYIGQNKLKSYDKDCFFGLAPCDAWYIPFDSGLIIFHLMLFLGFGFIFYTSVFRKV, encoded by the coding sequence ATGGTTTTCTTTTATTCATTGGCACAGTTAAACTTGCTGTTTAATTACCTTAAGGCAAAAAAAAATGAAAAGAAAGGATTAGACAATTCTCCTAAATTTGATTTAAACAACCCCGACGAGGTTCCTTACGTTACAATTCAGTTACCTGTTTTTAACGAAAAATATGTAATGAAACGATTGTTAAAAAACATCGCTTTATTAGACTACCCTAGAGAAAAACTTGAAATTCAGGTTTTAGATGACTCTACAGATGAAACTGTAATCAAAACAAAAGAAAGAGTTGAAAAACTTGCTGATACAGGATTAGATATTGTTCATATTACAAGAACAAATAGACAAGGGTTTAAAGCTGGTGCTTTAAAAGAAGGACTAGCAATAGCTAAAGGAGAGTTAATCGCTATTTTTGATTCTGACTTTTTACCAGATCCAGATTGGTTACACAAAACCATTCCTTATTTTAAGGATGAAAAAATTGGAGTAGTACAAACTCGATGGAGCCATATCAACAGAAATTATTCTTTGTTAACCAAAATTCAAGCCTTTGCTTTAGATGCACATTTTATTCTAGAACAAATGGGTAGAAATTCTAAAGGACATTTTATCAATTTTAATGGAACTGCTGGAGTTTGGAGAAAAGAATGTATTTATGATGCTGGAAACTGGGAAGGTGATACTTTAACCGAAGATTTAGATTTAAGTTATAGAGCACAATTAAAAGGTTGGCAGTTTAAATATTTGGTTGATGTAGAAACTCCTGCAGAATTACCTGTAGTGATTAGTGCTGCAAGATCTCAACAATTTAGATGGAACAAGGGAGGTGCAGAGAACTTCCAAAAAATGTTCAAAAAAATTATCCATTCAGATTTATCTTTTAAAACAAAAGCTCATTGTGTACTGCATTTGCTTAACAGCACCATGTTTTTAAATGTATTTATTGTTGGGGTATTAAGTGTACCTATGCTATACATTAAAAATTATTTTGATGACTTTAAAGGTTATTTTATAGCAATGAGCTTTTTTGGAATTAGTACATTAATCTTTTTTATTTGCTACTGGTACATGTATAAGCATGTACAAAAAAAATCAGGTTTTAAAGCTTTTGTTCAATACATCAGAACCTTTTTCACATTTTTTAGCGTTGCCATGGGATTATCTCTAAACAACTCTGGAGCAGTAATAGAAGGACACAGACGTAAACGCAGTGAATTTGTTAGAACTCCAAAGTTTAACATAAAATCTATTGATGGTTGGAAAAAGAACAAATACATCCGTAAAAAACCTTCTAAAAATGTAGTTTACGAAGGTTTCTTATGTCTTTACTTTTTATTTGGAATTGCAAGTGCCTGGTTTGTTAGATATATTGGGCAAAATAAACTAAAATCATACGATAAAGACTGCTTCTTTGGCTTAGCTCCTTGCGATGCTTGGTACATTCCTTTTGATAGCGGACTTATCATATTTCATTTGATGTTGTTTTTAGGTTTCGGATTTATTTTCTACACCTCTGTATTTAGAAAAGTGTAA
- a CDS encoding ExbD/TolR family protein has translation MARRENSEINAGSMADIAFLLLIFFLVTTTMDTDSGILRKLPEEQPEDVEAPPVKKRNILEVNINRFDQLLIEDEEVEIGDVRQLAIDFIDNGAGKSAEGQPCNYCEGEKSESSSEHPAKAIISVQTAQTTSYGMYISVQNELLAAYTELRNRYARKYLQGKYQGLSYSDLMKLQKGETENPDLDAAITQIKKAYPEILSDAEPIK, from the coding sequence ATGGCAAGAAGAGAAAATAGTGAAATTAATGCAGGTTCAATGGCAGATATTGCTTTCTTGCTGCTTATCTTTTTCTTGGTAACAACAACTATGGATACCGATTCTGGTATCCTTAGAAAGTTACCAGAAGAACAACCAGAAGATGTTGAAGCTCCACCAGTTAAAAAGAGAAACATACTTGAAGTAAACATCAACCGTTTTGACCAATTATTAATTGAAGATGAAGAAGTAGAAATTGGAGATGTAAGACAATTGGCTATTGATTTTATTGATAATGGAGCTGGTAAAAGTGCAGAAGGTCAACCATGTAATTATTGTGAAGGAGAAAAATCAGAATCATCTTCTGAACATCCTGCAAAGGCAATTATTTCGGTACAAACTGCTCAAACAACTTCGTATGGAATGTATATTTCAGTTCAGAATGAGTTGTTAGCAGCTTATACAGAGTTAAGAAATAGATACGCAAGAAAATATTTACAAGGAAAATATCAAGGTCTTTCATATTCTGATTTGATGAAACTTCAAAAAGGAGAAACAGAAAACCCTGATTTGGATGCTGCAATCACTCAAATTAAAAAAGCATATCCTGAAATATTATCAGATGCTGAACCAATAAAATAA
- a CDS encoding glycosyltransferase 87 family protein, with product MKQFIKSFKMTNKHALLVILLSAIAYYLFAYTTARTDFNKVFTYYSILFIAFVLLYKYSKLSTKWLIVSGILLRLIFLFAIPNLSDDFYRFIWDGRAIANGINPYLILPQNNPNLISNGIELYKGMGSMNGSHFTCYPPLNQFAFTIPAIISENGILISTIMMRLTLIISDIIALYFGLKILEHLNIEKRKILLYFINPFIIIELTGNLHYEGMMIAFLSASIYYLLKNKNHLSAILWAFAVSIKLIPLLFIPLFYKKLGLKKLLIYGTLVLIVNAILFLPFIDKELIQNFSSSIELYFQNFEFNASIYYIVREIGFWIKGYNIIGIVGKITPFIIISIAALISLIRKNNKIDILFTSMLFLIVCYYILASVVHPWYIAIPLFLSVFTKYKFPVIWSFTIIFSYSAYVNHNYKENLWLVFLEYLIVIIFFIIEIIQTTSPSETKHNKLPL from the coding sequence ATGAAACAATTTATAAAATCTTTTAAAATGACTAACAAACACGCTTTGTTAGTCATTTTACTTTCTGCTATAGCCTATTATTTATTTGCTTATACTACCGCTAGAACAGATTTTAATAAAGTTTTTACTTATTATTCCATCCTTTTTATTGCCTTTGTACTTTTATATAAATACAGTAAGCTATCAACCAAATGGCTTATTGTATCAGGAATTCTTTTAAGGCTCATTTTTTTATTTGCCATTCCTAATCTTTCAGATGACTTTTACAGATTTATTTGGGATGGTAGAGCCATAGCCAACGGAATCAATCCTTATTTAATATTACCTCAAAACAACCCTAATCTTATTTCTAACGGAATAGAACTTTACAAGGGCATGGGAAGCATGAATGGTAGCCATTTTACCTGCTATCCTCCTTTAAATCAATTTGCATTTACCATTCCTGCTATTATTTCAGAAAACGGAATTCTTATTAGTACAATAATGATGAGATTAACTTTAATAATCTCTGATATTATTGCTCTTTACTTTGGTCTTAAAATTTTAGAACACTTAAATATTGAGAAAAGAAAAATCCTATTGTACTTTATCAATCCTTTTATCATTATTGAACTAACGGGAAACTTACATTACGAAGGTATGATGATCGCATTTTTAAGTGCTAGTATTTATTATTTACTTAAAAACAAAAATCATTTATCGGCTATCCTTTGGGCTTTCGCTGTTTCTATTAAATTAATTCCGCTACTTTTTATTCCACTATTTTACAAAAAATTGGGATTAAAAAAACTGTTGATTTATGGAACACTTGTGTTGATTGTAAATGCAATTTTATTCCTTCCTTTTATCGATAAAGAATTGATTCAAAATTTTTCATCTAGTATTGAACTTTATTTCCAAAACTTTGAATTCAATGCAAGTATTTATTATATCGTTAGAGAAATTGGTTTTTGGATTAAAGGCTATAACATTATTGGCATAGTAGGTAAAATAACTCCTTTTATAATTATTAGCATCGCTGCACTTATTTCACTCATCAGAAAAAACAATAAAATTGATATCCTTTTTACCAGCATGCTATTTTTAATTGTTTGTTATTATATATTGGCAAGCGTGGTTCATCCATGGTACATAGCTATACCATTATTTTTAAGTGTATTTACAAAATATAAATTTCCTGTAATTTGGAGTTTCACCATCATCTTTAGTTATAGTGCATACGTAAACCACAACTACAAAGAAAATCTTTGGTTGGTCTTTTTAGAATATTTAATTGTAATAATCTTCTTTATAATAGAAATAATACAAACTACATCCCCCTCTGAAACAAAGCATAATAAATTGCCATTGTAA
- a CDS encoding glycosyltransferase family 2 protein — protein MSNITVIIPAYNEEQSIAHVVNDIPKNIVKHIIVVNNNSTDNTASKASDAGAIVLLEKRMGYGYACLKGMEYIAKQKLDPEIIVFIDGDYSDYPEQITELISPILNQNYDFVIGSRNNPELEKGAMTPQQVFGNWLATSLMKIMFKASFTDLGPFRAIKYSSLLALNMQDKTYGWTVEMQLKALKANLKYTEIPVKYRKRIGVSKVSGTIKGTIFAGIKILSWIFKYSFK, from the coding sequence ATGAGTAACATTACTGTCATTATTCCTGCTTATAACGAAGAACAATCTATTGCTCACGTTGTTAACGACATTCCTAAAAACATTGTAAAACACATTATTGTTGTTAACAATAATTCTACTGATAATACTGCCTCAAAAGCAAGTGATGCCGGTGCTATTGTCTTATTAGAAAAACGAATGGGTTATGGATATGCTTGTTTAAAAGGAATGGAATACATTGCTAAGCAAAAATTAGATCCAGAGATTATTGTTTTTATAGACGGTGATTATTCCGACTACCCAGAACAAATTACAGAACTTATATCCCCTATTCTAAATCAAAATTATGATTTTGTTATTGGATCAAGAAACAACCCTGAACTAGAAAAAGGAGCCATGACCCCACAACAAGTTTTTGGTAATTGGCTAGCAACTAGCTTAATGAAAATAATGTTTAAGGCAAGTTTTACCGACTTAGGTCCTTTTAGAGCTATTAAATACAGTTCCTTATTAGCTTTAAATATGCAAGACAAAACTTATGGTTGGACGGTAGAAATGCAACTAAAAGCGCTTAAAGCAAATTTAAAATATACTGAAATACCTGTTAAATACAGAAAAAGAATTGGTGTTTCAAAAGTTTCAGGTACGATAAAAGGAACTATCTTTGCTGGAATTAAAATATTAAGTTGGATTTTTAAATATAGTTTCAAGTAA